The sequence GAACACTGAGTCATCagattttctttgtagaaTCCAGGTTCTTGATTTGCATTGCATGTAGGACACACAGAATCTCCTCGTCCTGCACAACCTGCAAATCTTTTCGAGCATTTTGTTAgatcacaaaaaaaaaaaaaaactttaaatagAGCTATGGGAACGATTTTGTCCCTAGATGATAcccaaaaaattatcaaagaagaaatagaaCATAAAGAGGTACTTACAAGAGAATATATAAGAGAattatacaaatacaaattggAACATTTATTAAGTCAAAAGTTCAACCTCATTGACCATGACTCCATAGTTCCAGAATCTTTACCTGAGCATTTTTCAATGGACTCAGAATGAGGAATTATCTCCCGTGATTCTTTATAAGGTATAAACAAAACAGGAAACTGAGACTTTAAATCCAATTCCCAGATTCCAAGTTCTGGTCCCTTATCCTTTCCATCAATTTTGCCACCAAGGTTTGGCTCTGTTTCTCTGATGGTTTCCCTTTCTTCAATGAAAGTATCTAGTGTTCCCACATAAACGTTGCAATCTTCCactttttgaattttccaGGTCCGTGCGGGACGACTTCCCCAACAGCATCTATGGCCAACATGATCAATGAGCAACTCTCGTATCTCTACTTCATCCAGTATTTGCctatacataaatattttgtttagaaagaaaattcagaagGGAACGCAGTTTCTATCACACTACAATGTTAGACTTGAGAAAATTGCCACAAGAAGTTTCCAGAGACTAGTAAAATGGTTAATATAAACATTTACGCAAgtatataagaagaaaaaaaggttagttacaaaatgaagaaaaagaaaaagaaaaatcttctGAGCACGAGGGAAGAGGTTAGGGTTTAGAAAAATGACAAGGGGAAACCTGCCTGAAAAAGAGGGAGAGCTCAGAGATCCCCCCGAACTCAAGACCTACCACTTTCCCACCCTACCCCATGTCACTTGAGCTAAAACTCATGCCCCTGAACCTCAGCATCATTATCAGgcatttccaagtttttcatttttaaagaaacaaaaaagcaatatagaaaaaatgaattaaaagtCCTTATAATCTGTGACCCATTCCACAAGCCAATTCAAGACATGATCCCTTAGTAATACAAAACATATTGAAATGAACGAAGTTATCTAGTTCAGTAGAACTTCTCACTTAGGAGTTTGGAGTTTGACTTTCCCTAGTACTTTATGAGCCTAAAACATACCTATGGAGTTCATTTGTGGTGCCACCAAAACCTCCTCCATATCCACCTTGATATGCGACAGCTTGCTCTGCAAAAAGGGATCACAATTTGTATCCATCAAAATACATCTGATGACAATAATTGGCAGACAGCAAAGATCATTGGTTTAAAAGTCCATTGTTTTAAGTTGTAACCCTCTTTTGCCCGATGAGAGTACCAAATCAGAACGGGAAAAATCGATTAATCCAACATTTTATGTAATCAACTTAGCCATATTGTCCTAGAGGAATCAGCTGAGTGGAAGCTTTCCTGGTCTCAATCTCAAAACAATTCCAAAGCTAAAAAGCATAGACCTTAAGTTCGTTTTTCACTCATTCTTAGCGGCCAAACAGCagataaaaaaaagtgtttaATTTTGGAAGAAATCtcactaaaataaaaaaattgatagcTACCTATTAATCAAAACGCAAAACCCAGGTTGCAAAAAGCATAATTGGGATATAAACACAAAAAGTACCAGTAGGATCAGGCTCCGGCGAACTAACCAAAGCGGCATGGATAGAAGGTGGGTAGTGATCAGAATCAGCAGCCGCTGACCTTATCTCTTCAACGCTGACTTCAGTTCCGGCCAACGAAGCCGTCGGAATCACAGAGCCAGCTCTTCCCACGTACTGGTACGAGCTCCACTTCTCACTCCCCTTCTCTCCCAATTCACTTCTTTGCTCTTCACTCAATGGCCCCcgacacaaaaacaaaaaagaacccatcaataaaaatgaaatataaactCAAGTTTCAAATCTATCCAATTGAAGAGCATTGCAATTGGGAAGTAGAATTTACCAGAAAGCAGAGTCTCCTCCATTGTTCTTCAATGCGGTGATGAAGAAAAGAGCTGGAGACCGATCGACTGAATAATAGTGTGGTGTGGGCGATTTTTGCTTCGCCAGTAAGGAAATGAAATCGAGTCAAACAAAACTATCTCATTGAATTGAAGGGTTGGTTTGCGGTGCGGCAGACAAATTGGGTCTACAGTACATAGAGGGAAAGGACGAACCGCTAAAGGTTTTATAATTGGGCCTGGGCCTAAGCCCAATAGGCCCAAAAATAACATTGGCCGAGTACACTAATTGAACATTGCACTCGCTCACACCATAGACCTCCTCTCTCCGTATATAAACCTCTCCGTCTTCGGCTAGGGTTTCCGTCTCCTTAAAACACCAGCAGTCAGCACCAGAGGCACATAGCTCATTCGAAAATGGTGAAGGGCCGCCAAGGAGAGCGCATCAGGTCCTCAAAATCTTCAACTTCCATATTGTTAGTTTCTTCAACTAGTTTAAGAAAATCtaaatttccttcatttttctgaCTTTTTATTGTTTCGCAGACTCTATGTGCGAGGAACTGTTCTTGGATACAAGAGGTACTGAAACGATGTTCATAAATTTCTTATCTGGGCTTGAAGCTAAGGGTGTTTGGATTTTTACAGGTCCAAGTCGAATCAGTACCCCAGCGCGTCGCTGATTCAGATCGAGAATGTGAACACTAAGGAAGAGGTGGCCTGGTACGCTGGTAAGCGCTTGGCGTACATATACAAGGCCAAGGTGAAGAAGAACGGCAGCCACTACCGTTGCATTTGGGGCAAGGTCTCTAGGCCTCATGGTAACAGTGGCGTCGTTCGCGCCAAGTTCAAGTCCAATCTTCCCCCCAAGTCCATGGTAAAGTTTTTACTTTATGAAAGCTTGAATCTTCTGTTTTGCTTAGATTGATGTGATTATTTGGAATTCAATTTGTTGATTGATCTGTTTTTGCTAATTGAACAGGGAGCTAGAGTCAGGGTTTTCATGTATCCCAGCAACATTTGAGGTACCactatttttttccttttatggtTTTGAGTGTTTTGTTTGAGAATTTAGTTGGTGTTTGAACAAATGAAATGATCAGTTTTGGTGCATTGCGATTTCAATTATTATGGTCCATATTCTATTGCGTTGTTGCTTCCAACAAATTTCCTGAGTAGATTTTTCTGTGTAGAAGAGCTTAATATAACAATCACCCACTGCTCAACTAGATATGGATGTTgtttttctataaaacaaaTACCCATTGAACAAAGATTACGAATGAAAGCAGCATTGCCCTTTCTTCCTTTACTTGTTTTCGCAATTATGCGatttatttggttattttatgcaaatggGTGGATTCTCCTTAAGGACTGATAGTTTTGTGAGATTGGGTTTCATAATTTTGAGAGTAAACTAATTGCCTTTGGTACTTGCACTTTGCCGTTTCTTGTAGTCACAATATTTTCGTTTGTTTTGCAGGTATGTGGCTAATGTAGATGATGGAATGGATTGGAGGTGAAGCATTTGAAGTTTTGGTTTTACTCTATTTAGAATCGTGTTTAGACTTTCAAAATGTTATTGTACTGAGGAACGTGAGACATTTATTAAGATGCTTGTTGCTAGCCTTGAATATGCACCTTGTTAAACTCgttttatgtttatttccATTCCAGCGTCAATTATCCgcacttttttttgggtgagaCAGTTATCGCATGTTATTTAGGCGTGTATTACCTTTAGAAAAGAACACCAAAATGTACAAGGCTTATGTTGTCAAAAGTACAATGTTATGTTCTAGGAGCCTTGACTCATAAAGCAAGACACATCTGTTTTGTCGCAATGCGGTAAAACTGCAACCTCCGGTAGTGGTAATGGTCAGTTTCTGAGCCAAGCTGACCACTGTTGAACAGTAATCGGTTGGAAGACATTGGTGCGGTTATTGGACCGAAAACAGCGCTAATGAGAAGTGCTGAGTTTGGTGGGGAGTTCTGTATTTATTCCTTTGCCGTGGTAGAGATGATGAATGGTTGAGAGCCTTTCTAGGCCTTTAGATGTTGTGGAACTATGAAAATGTAAAATGCAGTTTCGGCAACTTGAGTAGAGAACTATAGTCGTAGTTCTTGAATGAATGAGGCTCATTCTCGTATCTCCTTTGTGGCATGTTATACGATATCAACTATGCCTTCCAAATCAATCCTGCTTAAACTTTCATTTGTGTTAACAAATGCATAGAAAGTAATCAATCCTGCTTAAACTTTCATTTGTGTTAACAAATGTATAGAAAGTCGGGAATTGAAATGATTCTAATGTTCTTTCATTTGTGTTAACAAATGCATAGAAATTCGGGAATTAGAATGATTCTAATGTTCTTGTGTTAAACATGGAAAATCAAGGATGGGAATAATTTCAAATACCTGTTTCAGATAAAGTAAATATGAaaagtcgaggatgagaataatTTCAAATACCCCTTGCAGAAAAAGTAAACATGCCATTAAATTTCAATGTGTCACGTAGATCGACTATGTTCTCCATTGAAGGATGGAGGAcaatgaagagaaaagaaggtGGGGTGGTTGGTTTCTCAGTGCTCATATCCACCACAGCCACAATGCTCATCACTGCCTCTACCAACTCAAGTCCTGTACGCATCCACATTGATTTACTTCTCGTGCGCCACATGCTTTTCTTTCTAGCTCTTTGCAATCATGACTTCATGAGCTCTCCTGGCCTACCAAagcaataaaaacaaattcagcTGAAGAAATTGCTCAACATTTTCACACTCTCCCCACTCACTTTCAGAAACATGCCGACggtttgcatatatataaagcgGTGCGTTTCAGTAATAGCGCCAACAGAAGTAGTAGTTCCCAAATCTTGCTGCTCTCAAAGTCTTTCATCTCATCCACTTCTGTTTATGGCTTTCCTTTCAATGACCCCGCATGACACGAAGAATCTTCGTCTTCGTAAAAGCACCGGAAAGTCTCTCCTTAAATAAATCTGTTATTGGATTTTGGTTTTACTGACTTTCTCACTGTCAAAGTTGAAGTTGTCTCATTCATCTAGGTAAGTTTAAACAtctacttttcttcttcttcttcttcttcttcttcttcttcttctagaGTTTAAATTTTGAGTGAAGGAAAGAATGAATTGAAAGAAGCATTTCCCACTTCTCAGTTTACAGGAAAAGGCTAGCTAAGGAGGAGATGTTTTCTCTTCAGCATACCACACTGTTGTTGAGAGTTTTCCTGTTGGTGTTGATACTAGAAAATGTTAAGGGGTCTTCCTCATCAGCTTCCAATTATTTGATTGGCCTTGGAAGCTATGACATAACAGGTCCTGCTGCTGATGTTAATATGATGGGTTATGCAAATGCTGAGCAGACTGCATCTGGGATTCACTTCAGGCTCAGAGCTCGTACATTTATTGTAGCAGAACAGCAGGGCAACCGTGTAGTTTTCGTGAACCTTGATGCTTGCATGGCCTCCCAAATTGTAACAATTAAACTTCTTGAGAGATTGAAAGTGAGGTACAGAACCCTCCTGGTACTAGACGtttcttatttctttaaaaagttCGATTTTTTACTCATTGAGatttaaaagtttggtttttttcttattgagaTTTTgctccttgttttttttttttgggtgtgtgtgtgaaagGTATGGGGAGCTTTATACAGAGAAGAATGTGGCAATTAGTGGGATTCACACTCATGCTGGGCCTGGGGGCTACCTTCAATATGTTGTATATATTGTTACATCTCTTGGATTTGTAAGACAGTCATTTGATGTTCTTGTTGATGGCATTGAGAAAAGCATAATCCAAGCCCATGAAAACCTTCGTCCAGGGTCAGTTTTTGTGAACAAAGGTAAGAAAACTGACTCATAATTACTGTATTCTTGTAACTTGtttacccattatatcctTGAATGACCATTTGTAATTTTGCTTGATCTTCTCCAAAGCCGAATTTTGGAATATAGAGTGAACCCTTCTTATATAAGTAGATGAATATTGAGTAGCTTCCCTAATTGAAGCTATTTTAATCTGTCCTCATGGTTTCATAGGAGAGCTCTTAAATGCTGGTGTGAACCGTAGTCCAAGTGCTTATCTCAGCAATCCTGCAGAAGAGCGGAGCAAATATAAGTTTGATGTTGATAAAGAAATGACTCTCATAAAATTTGAAGATAAGGAGTGGGGCGCTGTCGGTAGCTTTAACTGGTTTGCAACTCATGGAACTTCCATGAGTCGTACAAACTCATTGATAAGTGGGGATAACAAAGGAGCTGCCGCTAGATTCATGGAGGACTGGTTTGAACGGCATGGTGTTGTGAGAGGTTTTGATGGTCTATCTTCCAATAGATCAGGTACTGGCAGAGTCCCCAGAAGAGTCTCAAGCCTAGTTCCTAAAGATAATGGAAATGGTAATTGAAATCTTTTTGTCCATGATTTAATGTAGACTGTGCCTCAAGCCTCTTCCCTTCTAA comes from Prunus dulcis chromosome 6, ALMONDv2, whole genome shotgun sequence and encodes:
- the LOC117633050 gene encoding protein SSUH2 homolog: MEETLLSEQRSELGEKGSEKWSSYQYVGRAGSVIPTASLAGTEVSVEEIRSAAADSDHYPPSIHAALVSSPEPDPTEQAVAYQGGYGGGFGGTTNELHRQILDEVEIRELLIDHVGHRCCWGSRPARTWKIQKVEDCNVYVGTLDTFIEERETIRETEPNLGGKIDGKDKGPELGIWELDLKSQFPVLFIPYKESREIIPHSESIEKCSGCAGRGDSVCPTCNANQEPGFYKENLMTQCSACHGRGLIAHKDGSDSICGSCNGKGKIPCATCGSRGLIKCLTCQGSGSLLTRNVGLVRWKTLSTRKVSATSGAASVPDEVFHRAKGVQLCNTQAYQCTPAFFADSFFLNQFSSEVIADRAPVPRTARVISERHTISVVPVTRVTMAHRSRLFSFYIIGFSREVYLKDYYPARFCWGLCPCLEWLKL
- the LOC117632890 gene encoding 60S ribosomal protein L35a-1; protein product: MVKGRQGERIRLYVRGTVLGYKRSKSNQYPSASLIQIENVNTKEEVAWYAGKRLAYIYKAKVKKNGSHYRCIWGKVSRPHGNSGVVRAKFKSNLPPKSMGARVRVFMYPSNI